AGCAGGAACTCGCCCAGGTGGAACGCGACCTGCGCTACTACCAGGGGCGCATTGAGAAAGCCATTGTCGTCGATCTCTCGCAGCAGCCGACCGACGAGGTCCATTTCGGGGCCATCGTCGAGGTCGAAGACGAAAACGGCGAGCACCACACCTTCACCATCGTCGGCGAGGACGAAGCCGACGTCACCAAGAACCGCGTGAGCTGGGTGTCGCCCCTGGCCAAGGCCATGCTGGGCGCCAAGGTGGGCGACACGGTGACTTGGCAGCGGCCGGCGGGCGATCTCGAGCTGGAGATTGTGAAGATTCGTTATCCGGATTAAGTCCTCGCCGCCTTGGTCGGGCCGGGGGCGGGGGGAGCGCTCCCGGCGAGCCTGGGTGGCTGCAAGAAGCGGTTTCGCGCGC
This window of the Pelomicrobium methylotrophicum genome carries:
- a CDS encoding GreA/GreB family elongation factor yields the protein MSQAFLKEQDDSVLANQLPDRPQSEHPNYVTREGLERLHAKVRDLQERRASLEAQVDDPHKQQELAQVERDLRYYQGRIEKAIVVDLSQQPTDEVHFGAIVEVEDENGEHHTFTIVGEDEADVTKNRVSWVSPLAKAMLGAKVGDTVTWQRPAGDLELEIVKIRYPD